The sequence below is a genomic window from Montipora capricornis isolate CH-2021 chromosome 14, ASM3666992v2, whole genome shotgun sequence.
TAATTAAACTACACTATGATATATAACCTAAAGTCTTAATAAATAGTCAAGTAGTCCTGATTAGTCATGTTGACTTGTCATATTATGACAGGGTCCAGTTTGCAGAGCATGGCGAGTGCACGCGTAAGTGTTTTCCCTTCATGTTGACTTTGCACGCCAAATGAAACACTTTTTGTACAACAAAATAGTGTATTAATTATTTCTGTGAATTCTGCCTGATGCTTTGACAGTGTCATAAATACAGTTCAATCACAGACAAGTGGACATGATGTAATTGATTTCAACTTACTTACAAGTTACAAAGACAAAAATGTCTCACATGTTCTCTCTCTCTAAGAAGATAACGTCAAATACTAGTTACTACGCTTATAAGCTACATGATTAACTAATAAAGAAGAAACTAGTATTATCATGCATGGCAACTAATAAATGGCAACTAATAAATGATGAACCCATCAAATATTTGATCATCATGCTCCTATCAAAGACATTGAACTTCGTAGTCGACCTAATCCTTACGTGAATGAGGAAATTCGTTCCCTAATGCAAACAAGGGATCACTGGCAAAAGCTAGCCAGAAAAACCAAGGATGCATTGGCATGGTCTGGGTATAAGTTCGTTAAAAGAGAAGTAGAATGCGAACATCTCGAGGAACACATCAAACAAATCAGAACTAATCCCAGAGATACAAGGTCTATATGGAAGACCATAAGATCGTGCATTCCTAAAAAACTGGTCGTTCGAAAAACGTATGTCAAAGATGAAAAATTGGTTGCAAACGAGTTCAATGTGTTTTTTACATCAGTTGGACAAAACTCTATTCAGAAGATTAAGACTCTCGCAGAACAATGTAATCATGATCTCACTAACCCGTCTTTTGTTCCAAGGATTTATACACAAACACAACAATTGTCATTCAAAGAAGTTGAAtgtaaagaaattgaaaaggtTATCAGTTCAATGCCTTCTGGTAAAGCTCCAGGGAATGATAGGATCACAgcaagaattttaaattgttgCTTATCATCAATTGCTCCTACATTAACAACTATTATTAATGCCTCATTAACATCAGGTACGTTCCCATTAATTTGGAAAACCGCAGAGGTAACACCAATATTTAAGCAAGGAGATCATGAAAAACCAGAAAACAATCGTTCGATATCGCTATTGCCTATCTTATCTAAGGTATGTGAGCGAATCGCTTTAAATCAATTTGTACCATATCTTGAATCGAATAAGTGATCATCGTCAACACAAAGTGGAAACAAACAATTTCATTCAACCAAAACATCTCTTGTACACACTACTGATGCTGTACTTGAGGcaactgataaaacaaaaacgaCTGCAGTTGTGCTTTTAGATATGAGCAAGGCTTTTGATAGTATCCATCATAATATTCTTTTGGATAAATTACGCGATGCAACTCGACGCAACTCTTGCTTTTCTATGGTGTCATAGTTACTTGTCTAATAGGAATCAAAGGATGTGCATAAATTCCACCAGTGGTCAGCGGTATTCCACAAGGCAGCATAATGGGACCGTTTCCATTTACAATATAGGTCAATGATTTATCAAATGTACCAAGAAACTGCTCTACCGAATGTTATGTGGATGATACAAAGATATATATGTCTTTTAATGTCAAAGATTGTGATGATGTCGTTGCTGCTGTGAATGAAGATCTCCACAATATTCGTAATTGGTGTTTTCAGAATGGTTTGTTACTGAATCCAGAAAAGACTAAATTGTGTATGGAAGCCGGCAGATGTCAGAAAAGTTACCAGAATTTCACATTATTGGGCAAAGAACTAGTACCCCcatggggtgcagggatggcgcagtggtgagagcactcgccttccaccaatgtggcccgggttcgattcttagactcggcgtcatatgtgggttgagtttgttggttctctaccctgcaccgagaggttttctccgggtactccggtttcccctctcctcaaaaaccaacatttgacttgatttactttcattgttaatttcagtttacagtgtccccaattagcgctcaagcgctagaacgactagacacttaaataaagttcctttcctttccttttcctttccttttacctGCTGACTTTGTCAAGGATCTTGGTGTTACATTTGATAaatacttctcaaactcattaattattcatgcagtCAAAAGCCAATAAATGACCTCCATTTGAGTCAGGTGGATGAATCTTGATACCCAGTGAAACACCACCAGGTTTTCATCTGAGATCAAACATTTGCATTTTAAGgagatttttattgattacaCAACTCATGGAAACAATGCAATACCTGTCGTTAACAACAATTCTTAAATATGAGATCCTTATTGAACATATTGAACCTTGATTTTAACAGAGCAATTAGCAAAAGAACAACTGTTAAGTGGTCCTGCACTTACAACATCTTGAGCATCAGAACTCGTCAAACAACTTAAATCTTTCTCCTCTGAGATTTTCGCTTCAGTAGCACTTGTACTAGGCCCTAATACAGACGATACTTTCTGTAATCCAGATGGCGTCGGATACCACAAACTATTCCGTAAATAGTTTTCGCAGGATATCTCTCGCTGGTCTTCTTAGCCACTTCCATAATGAATTTGCTTAACCAGTAATTTAGACTCAACACGTCCATTTCTTCGATACCTGTAGAGACTGTCGCGACCTTATGTAAGTCATAGTCCTTGAAAAGGCCTCCTGGATCTAAAACGGGCACTTTTATCGTCCGAGCAAATTGCCATTCACCAAAAACTGACAGggtccacttgttcttatactTTGTTGAAGAGGGAACAGATTTCTCCACTAACTCTTCTTCTTGGCAAAAGGTTTTCGGCTCTCTAAACCTTACAGACAACGCCCCTTCTTCACTCATGGTCAGACGCCAACTGCACAACAACAATTCATCATGCATGTAAACATGTTTTTTCGGTGAAGGGCAAAAATGTAACACTGCATAATTTATCATTGTTTGATTTGAGAAAACATGTCACTGAATAATTTcttattgtttcatttgagaagACATGTCAAAAACTCAGGCTTCGTGCTTCATCACGGGTTCAAAACACCTCGAAACAGATGAAGCACTGGCcctcgtttttgacatattacttGACTTTTAATGAACACATGATAAATACAGTGCCATCGTTTATATCTACACTTAATCAAATAAGCCGCGTGAAGCATATTTTCAAGAATGAAttgataacaataattaatgcGCTAGTTTTTAGCAAACTATACTATTGCTCTTCTGTGTGGTCAAATACGACTATGTCTaatgtaaacaaattacaaaaggttcaaaattttgctgcaagTATTGTAAGTGATACACGAAAATATAATCATATTACACAGGTACTTAAGAACCTTAAATGGTTACCTGTTAAAAATTACTTATATTATCTTGATGCAACACTTGCCTTTAAATGTATGACTAGCCTTGCTCCGAACTATTCATGTAATAAGTGTATTTGCAGAGGGGATGTTAGTAAAAGAAACACTAGAAATTCACAATTGTTAAACATCCCTCTTTTTAAGACCACTACAGGACAAAGATCATTCTCATATCGTGTTGTTAATATATGAAACAATTTGACTACTGATATAAAACTTTGTAAAAATGTTGcagtttttaaaattaaggaaatatcttttaaatgaatttttaattagttaataCATACTTATACATGTTACATTTAACTTTTCTATATTTTAtgtacttttttaattgtacattatcactgaaaagcccccttGGGGAGTGttaataaagtattgtattgtattgtattgtatgtgcCTTTTTGTTAACTCTTAACACTCGATTCCATCTCTTTTGTTGAAGGAAAGCTCTGAGCTGTACATGAATTTATTACTCACATATAAACACGCGATgaggaaatgaaatgaaaacaattGAATTGATCGAACTGGATCAGTTCTGcaataactgtcaaaattctCACGCGCAATGTTCTTGGCAATTGTCAATAAAACTGTGGACCAAAATAACACGCAACATGTATCACAAGGCTAAATTGTGATAAACTTCACAGAATATATGCACAAAATGTGGTTTAATTGTTAAACCACTTTGTGTTTCTGTTCTTCGCATTAAAAACAAAGTGATCTGTTCTGGCAGCCAAGCGATCAAGAACTTTGCTTCCATGAGCATACTTGTTCAAGGCACGGCCTCTTTGATCTAGGAATACTGAAAGCTGATGGCGAAGCAGTCCAGTACCCTTTAAATAAAGGGTTGTCACGTCTTTGATTGTTTCCTGGCACTGCAAGAGCATTGGAAAACTCCAGTCCACATTAGTTCTTTGCTCGAGGGTGTCGTTCGATTGACCTCCCACCATTGACTGTGTCTTCATAACTGAGTAGTAGGATTCAACAACTGCTTCAGAGCCACTCATAGCCAATGCCACATCAAttgcaatacaacattctttacCAGCCATCTGGTAGATGGTCTCATTAGTATAGAAAGTTGAAAATGCGGTGGCTTGGTCCATCCTAGTAATGCAGACACCGTCGTCGTATTTAAACGTGAATCTCTCTTCAATCCCGAATTCTTCACTCTTGATCTTGAATTCTCTCAGTAATGTTTGGCAATGTGCCCCTTCTAGAGGAGGAAACCAGTCATTTCGACAGTCACCTAGACTGTTCCACACAACTTGATAAACAGCATCCTTAAACGACTTGTGTACTTGCTGTGATAGGGATGGCAACAAAATTAATTCTGTTTCTTCATCTGCCAATTTTGTTATGTGAGGCAATGAGCACACATACTTAAAGAACGACTCAAACTCACCATTTCCATAGGCATTAAGAGCAGTTCGTTGATGTGCAGAGAATTCACTGCCAGTTGATCTTTGTAAGAGGCACAATACAT
It includes:
- the LOC138031708 gene encoding uncharacterized protein, with the protein product MINYAVLHFCPSPKKHVYMHDELLLCSWRLTMSEEGALSVRFREPKTFCQEEELVEKSVPSSTKYKNKWTLSVFGEWQFARTIKVPVLDPGGLFKDYDLHKVATVSTGIEEMDVLSLNYWLSKFIMEVAKKTSERYPAKTIYGIVCGIRRHLDYRKYRLY